One genomic window of Aquisalimonas sp. 2447 includes the following:
- a CDS encoding DUF3466 family protein encodes MEVQMTNAGLSAAAGVVAAAAIALAGCIDGSGGGGGNGNSRGDDMIDESDRAPLPDGDTANGDGNDVGGSRGDGPFTITVLGNLPFLSGPPFEDHPVTTHATDINNAGQVVGWSTSGWGQGDGHGVLWTDGNVLNIQHSQWTSLHGINEQGQIVGSAGSSATVSLKAFLWQHGSIMDIGDVPAYGGNVSSALAINSKSQVVGWAVDDPWASSRSRRAFLWQNGHLVDLGSLPGGEDTSSAHAINAQGQVVGASSVAFPGFIPTADASRAFLWENDEMIDLGLATGHAVDINDRGQIVGTGKLDGEQRAFLWREGEVVNLGTLPGGHSSRASAINEAGQVVGVSESESGPRAFLWEQGGGMRDLNDLIHPGDPHHGAFVFEKAPAINDQGQIVTVGRIDGDEHALVLTPVEPD; translated from the coding sequence ATGGAAGTCCAGATGACCAATGCAGGACTGTCTGCCGCTGCGGGTGTTGTCGCCGCTGCGGCGATTGCGCTGGCGGGCTGCATTGATGGCAGCGGCGGTGGCGGTGGCAACGGGAACAGTAGGGGGGATGACATGATCGACGAGAGTGATCGCGCCCCTCTGCCGGATGGTGACACGGCAAACGGCGACGGTAACGACGTCGGCGGGTCCCGGGGAGATGGCCCCTTTACCATCACCGTTCTCGGCAATCTTCCGTTCCTGTCAGGCCCTCCCTTCGAAGATCATCCGGTGACGACGCACGCCACGGACATCAACAACGCCGGCCAGGTGGTTGGCTGGAGTACATCGGGATGGGGCCAGGGTGATGGTCACGGAGTCCTGTGGACTGATGGCAATGTGCTGAATATCCAGCATTCTCAGTGGACCTCCCTGCACGGTATCAACGAGCAGGGACAAATTGTCGGCAGCGCAGGCAGCAGCGCGACAGTTTCGTTGAAAGCGTTCCTGTGGCAGCACGGGAGCATCATGGACATCGGTGATGTGCCCGCGTACGGAGGGAATGTCAGTTCAGCCCTGGCCATTAACAGCAAGTCACAGGTGGTGGGCTGGGCTGTTGACGACCCTTGGGCATCAAGCCGATCCCGACGCGCGTTCCTGTGGCAGAACGGCCATCTGGTGGACCTCGGCAGCCTGCCCGGAGGCGAAGATACAAGTTCGGCCCATGCGATCAATGCGCAGGGTCAGGTGGTCGGCGCGAGTTCCGTCGCGTTTCCGGGCTTCATTCCCACGGCTGATGCCAGTCGCGCTTTCCTGTGGGAAAACGACGAGATGATCGACCTGGGCCTGGCAACGGGCCATGCCGTGGACATCAACGATCGGGGTCAAATCGTCGGGACGGGGAAGCTCGACGGCGAGCAGCGCGCATTCCTCTGGCGCGAGGGGGAGGTGGTCAATCTTGGCACCTTGCCCGGAGGCCATTCCAGCAGAGCCTCCGCAATCAACGAGGCAGGTCAGGTGGTGGGCGTTTCCGAGTCAGAGTCGGGCCCACGCGCCTTCCTGTGGGAGCAGGGGGGCGGTATGCGCGACCTGAACGATTTGATCCACCCCGGTGACCCCCATCACGGCGCTTTCGTCTTCGAAAAGGCACCGGCCATCAACGATCAAGGTCAAATCGTCACCGTTGGGCGCATCGACGGGGATGAGCACGCTCTGGTGCTGACTCCGGTGGAGCCCGACTAG